In Hypomesus transpacificus isolate Combined female unplaced genomic scaffold, fHypTra1 scaffold_27, whole genome shotgun sequence, one genomic interval encodes:
- the mfsd14ba gene encoding hippocampus abundant transcript 1 protein codes for MAPGEKDQHRGTSRVVLVKKIIMKDGYTPQQGIGSASVYHAVVVIFLEFFAWGLLTTPMLTVLHETFPQHTFLMNGLIQGVKGLLSFMSAPLIGALSDVWGRRSFLLVTVFFTCAPIPLMRLSPWWYFAMISMSGTFSVTFSVIFAYVADVTEEHERSTAYGLVSATFAASLVTSPAIGAYLSACYGDNLVVLVATLVALADICFILLAVPESLPEKMRLNTWGAPISWEQADPFSSLRKVGKDSTILLICITVFLSYLPEAGQYSSFFLYLRQVINFSSTTIAVFIGVVGILSIVAQTLFLTLLMRTIGNKNTVLLGLGFQILQLAWYGFGSEPWMMWAAGAVAAMSSITFPAVSALVSRCADPDKQGVVQGMITGIRGLCNGLGPALYGLIFFMFNVELSGIDPIPGEYAIDPIPLHPPTKRAIIPGPPFLLGSCAVIVAFMVALFIPEHPAPPDEQACLEGKDMSALAGVHINTPLPGSEEDTPAPTSDEDFEPLLQDSIV; via the exons CCGCAGCAAGGCATTGGTAGTGCCAGTGTATACCATGCTGTGGTGGTCATCTTCCTGGAATTCTTCGCCTGGGGTCTCCTCACCACACCTATGCTAACA GTTTTACATGAAACCTTTCCACAACACACATTTCTGATGAATGGCTTGATTCAAGGGGTGAAG GGTCTTCTCTCCTTCATGAGCGCCCCTCTGATTGGTGCCTTGTCAGATGTGTGGGGGAGGCGCTCCTTCCTATTGGTCACTGTGTTCTTCACCTGCGCTCCCATCCCCCTCATGCGCCTTAGTCCATG GTGGTACTTTGCTATGATTTCCATGTCCGGGACATTCTCCGTCACCTTCTCGGTCATCTTCGCTTATGTCGCTGACGTGACAGAGGAGCATGAGAGGAGCACGGCATACGGACTG gtatcAGCCACATTTGCCGCCAGCCTGGTTACCAGCCCAGCTATCGGAGCCTACCTGTCGGCATGCTACGGTGACAacctggtggtgctggtggccACTCTGGTAGCCCTGGCGGACATCTGCTTCATCCTGCTAGCCGTGCCCGAGTCCCTGCCGGAAAAAATGAGACTCAACACCTGGGGAGCTCCCATATCCTGGGAACAGGCCGACCCCTTCTCT TCTCTAAGAAAGGTCGGGAAGGATTCAACCATCCTTCTCATCTGTATAACAGTGTTCCTGTCTTACTTACCGGAGGCTGGCCAGTATTCCAGCTTCTTCCTCTACCTGAGACAG GTCATTAACTTTTCATCCACAACCATTGCAGTGTTCATCGGAGTGGTAGGGATCTTGTCCATTGTAGCACAG ACTCTGTTCCTCACGCTGTTGATGAGGACCATTGGCAACAAGAACACAGTCCTGTTGGGTCTGGGCTTCCAAATCCTCCAGTTGGCCTGGTACGGCTTCGGCTCAGAACCCTG GATGATGTGGGCTGCGGGCGCCGTGGCAGCCATGTCCAGTATCACCTTCCCGGCTGTGAGCGCCCTGGTGTCTCGCTGCGCAGACCCAGACAAGCAGG GTGTGGTCCAGGGCATGATCACTGGCATACGAGGCCTCTGTAATGGACTCGGCCCAGCTCTGTACGGGTTAATCTTCTTTATGTTCAACGTGGAGCTGAGTGGTATAGACCCCATACCCGGGGAGTATGCCATTGACCCcatacccctccaccctcccacaaAG AGGGCGATCATCCCtggccctcccttcctcctgggCTCCTGCGCAGTGATCGTGGCGTTCATGGTCGCCCTGTTCATCCCCGAGCACCCGGCACCGCCAGACGAGCAGGCCTGCCTCGAGGGCAAGGACATGTCGGCCCTGGCGGGCGTCCACATCAACACGCCCCTGCCGGGAAGCGAAGAGGACACCCCAGCGCCCACCAGCGACGAGGACTTTGAGCCCCTGCTGCAGGACAGCATTGTGTGA